From the genome of Streptacidiphilus sp. PB12-B1b:
CTGCGGCTGGCCGTACGGGGCCTGGCCGTACGCGGGCTGCTGGCCGTAGGGCGGCGGTGTCGCGGGCTGGCCGTACGGGGGCTGCTGGCCGTACTCGGGCTGCTGCTGCCCGTACGGGGACGCGGGAGGAGGGCTCTGCGGGGCCGGCTGGCCGTAGCCGGGCGCCCCTTCGGGGGAGGCCCCGCCAGGGTTCTCCTGGGGCGGCGGCGGATACATCGACATAGTCGAACATCAGACCAGTCAGGGCACAGGCGTGTCCATCGGCTTACCCGTACCCGCCGGAACCGCCCCCGGGCGCCCGCGCGGCCTCCCGCGCGGGCGCCGCTCCCGGCGACCGTAGACTGAGGGCGTGAGCGACACTTCCCGCACCAGCCCGCAGCCAGCCGACGCCGACAGCCCCGCAGCCCGGCTGCAGGAGGTGACCGCCGAGCTGACCGCGCGCTGGCCGGAGACCCGGATGGAGCCCTCGCTCGACCGGATCGCCGCGCTCATGGACATCCTGGGCGAGCCGCAGCGCTCCTTCCCGTCGATCCACATCACCGGGACCAACGGCAAGACAAGCACCGCCCGCATGATCGAGCAGCTGCTGCGCCACTTCGAGCTGCGCACCGGCCGCTACACCAGCCCGCACGTCGAGCTGGTGACCGAGCGGATCAGCCTGGACGGCGAGCCGATCAGCGCCGAGCGCTTCGTCGAGACCTGGGAGGACATCAAGCCGTACGTCGCCATGGTCGACGCCGCGCAGCCGTTCCCGATGTCCTTCTTCGAGATCGTCACCGCCATGGCCTACGCCGCCTTCGCGGACGCCCCGGTCGACGTGGCCGTGGTCGAGGTCGGCCTCGGCGGCCGCTGGGACGCCACCAACGTCATCGACGCCCCGGTCTCGGTGATCGCCCCCATCTCGCTGGACCACACCCACCTGCTCGGCGACACCACCGGCAAGATCGCCGAGGAGAAGTCCGGGATCGTCAAGAAGGGCGGCCTCGCCGTCGTCGCCCAGCAGCCGCTGGACGCCGCCGAGACGATCCTGCGCCGGGCGGTGGAGGTCGACGCCGTGGTCGCCCGCGAGGGCATGGAGTTCGGTGTGGTGCACCGGGACATCGCGCTCGGCGGGCAGCTGCTCAGCCTGCGCGGGATCTCCGGCCACGAGTACACCGACGTCTTTGTGCCGCTGCACGGCGCGCACCAGGCGCAGAACGCCGCGCTGGCGCTGGCCGCGGTCGAGGGCTTCTTCGGCGTCGGCACCGCCCGGGAGCAGCCGCTGGACGTCGACAAGGTGCGCGCGGCCTTCGCCGGGGTCAGCTCCCCGGGCCGGCTGGAGGTGGTGCGCTCCAGCCCGACCATCGTCCTGGACGCCGCGCACAACCCGGCCGGGGCGCTGGCCACGGCCGAGGCGATCAGCGAGTCCTTCGGCTTCACCCGGCTCATCGGCGTGGTCAGCACCAGCGGCGACAAGGACTCCGCCGGGCTGCTGGAGGCCCTGGAGCCGGTCCTGACCGAGGTCGTCGTCACGCAGAACTCGACCCAGCGGGCGGCCTCCGTCGACGCGCTGGCCGAGACCGCGGTGGAGATCTTCGGCGCGGACCGGGTGCAGGTGGAGACCCGGCTGGACGACGCCATCGAGGCCGCCGTGACGCTGGCCGAGGAGGTCGGCGAGCTGGGCGGCTCCGGCGTGCTGATCACCGGCTCCATCATCACCGTGGGCGAGGCCCGCATCCTGCTCGGCCCGCGCTGAGCCCCGACCGATCCGACCACCGCCTGACCGCCCGCCCCGAGAGGCCCCCGCCGTGCGTACCCTCTGCTCGTCCACCCTGATCGCCGAGGCGATGGTGGTCGGTTTCGCCGCCCTCGTGGCGATGCACCTGTCCTCCGTCTCGCACGGCACGCTGTGGGCGGTCTGCGGCGCGGCCATGGCACTGTGCGTGCTGCTCTGCGGGGTGCTGGGACGCCCGGGCGCGGTGGCGATCGGCTGGGCGCTGCAGGCGGCGCTGATCGCCAGCGGGGTGGTGGTCGGGATGATGTACGGGCTGGGCGTGATCTTCGCGGCGCTGTGGTGGGCCTCGGTGCACTACGGCCGCAAGGTGGACGCCATCAAGGCGGCCCGCGCCGCCGCGGCCGAGGACGCCGAGGACGCCCCCGGCAGCCCCGCCTCCGGGACCCCCGCCACCGCCTGACCCGCGCCCGGTCCGCACAGGGCCCCCACCGGCGCGGGCGCGCGCGGGGGCGCCGGGTAGGCTCGACGGTGATCGTCCCACCCCGGTTCACCACCGCTGACTTCCCCCGGAGCGCCTCATGCCGCAGCGCAGCCTCGTCCTTCTGAAGCCCGACGCCGTCCGCCGAGGGCTGGTCGGCGAGATCGTCAGCCGCATCGAACGCAAGGCGAACTGGACGCTGGTCGCGCTGGAGCTGCGGACCCTGGACCAGGCCACCCTGGAGCAGCACTACGCCGAGCACGTCGGCAAGCCGTTCTACGAGCCGCTGATGGAGTTCATGGCCTCGGGCCCGTCGGTGGCGCTGATCGTCGAGGGCGAGAGCGTGATCGAGGGCATCCGGGCGCTGGCCGGCAAGACCAACCCGATCGAGGCCGGCCCGGGCACGATCCGCGGCGACTACGCGACGATCACCCGGGAGAACCTGATCCACGCGTCCGACTCGGAGTCCTCCGCCGAGCGCGAGATCAAGATCTTCTTCCCCGCGCACGCCTGACCGCGCCCGCCCGCGCGCGTCCGGCGCGGAGCCCCCGACACACCCGTGCGCCTGACCCGGGTACACCTGTCCGACTCCGCGCGCTGCGCCCGCGACTCCCCGCAGGGGTCGCGGACACAGCTGACCGCACGCCAGCTCCCACCGCCATATGGGGGCTGACGTGCGGTTTTTCGTTTGCGGTCGGGGCGGTCGGGTAGCCGAATTATCGGAATTGAGGATTCCGCAGAATCGATCGGCCGACACAAGCCACCCAATAAGGGAAAATCCGATCGTCTGCCTTGATACTCGGGTAAAGCGAACGGTCACCGTCTGTGCCTCGATGGCTACCATGGAGGCAACTCGGCACTGGTGGCTGACGGTGCGTCAGTCCGAGCCCTCAGCCGCCCCCACCCTCGATCCTCGGGAAGGCCCCCCAAGTCCATGGCGAACAACAGCATGTCGTTCATCGGTCGTGACATGGCTGTCGACCTCGGCACCGCCAACACGCTCGTGTACGTCAGGGGCCGCGGGATCGTCCTCAACGAACCCTCCGTGGTCGCCGTCAACACCAACACCGGGGGCATCCTCGCGGTCGGCGCCGAGGCGAAGCGCATGATCGGGCGCACGCCCGGCAACATCGTCGCCATCCGCCCGCTCAAGGACGGCGTGATCGCCGACTTCGAGATCACCGAGCGGATGCTCCGCTACTTCATCCTCAAGATCCACCGGCGCCGCTACATGGCCCGCCCCCGCGTGGTCGTGTGCGTGCCCAGCGGCATCACCGGGGTCGAGCGGCGCGCCGTGATCGAGGCGTCCCGGCAGGCCGGGGCGCGCCAGGTGCACATCATCGAGGAGCCCATGGCCGCCGCCATCGGCGCCGGCCTGCCCGTCCACGAGCCCACCGGCAACATGGTGGTGGACATCGGCGGCGGCACCACCGAGGTCGCGGTGATCTCGCTCGGCGGCATCGTCACCGCCCAGTCCATCCGCACCGCCGGGGACGAGCTGGACAACGCCATCATCCAGCACATCAAGAAGGAGTACTCGCTGCTGCTCGGCGAGCGCTCGGCCGAGCAGATCAAGATGGGCATCGGCTCCGCCTTCACCCTGACGGACGACAAGGAGGAGCACACCGAGATCAGGGGCCGGGACCTGGTCAGCGGCCTGCCCAAGACCGTGGTGATCTCCGCCGCCGAGGTGCGCCAGGCCATCGAGGAGCCGGTCAACGCCATCGTGGACGCGGTCAAGACGACGCTGGACCAGTGCCCGCCGGAATTGGCGGGTGACATCATGGACCGCGGCATCGTTCTCACTGGGGGCGGTGCTCTCCTGCGCGGCCTGGACGAGCGGCTGCGCCGTGAGACCGGCATGCCGGTCCACATCGCGGAGAACCCGCTGGACTCGGTCGCCCTGGGCTCCGGCAAGTGCGTTGAGGAGTTCGAGGCGCTGCAGCAGGTGCTGGACTCCCAGCCGCGTCGCTGACGCCCGGTCACATCGCCCCCCTGCCCCGATCCCGGGAGCCGCTGCCCCCGGGAACTCCGTACACCGTCTGAAGGGCTCAGCCGAGGACCGTGAGGGACACACGAGAAAGCCGCCTCCTGCTCGTCCTGCTGGTCGCCGTGGCCTTCGCGCTGATCACCGTGGACATCCGCGGCGGCGCGGACTCCCCGCTGAGCGGCGCGCGGAACGCCGCCGCCGCCCTTCTCGGGCCGGTCGAGAACCGGGTCTCCGGCGCCGTCCAGCCGGTCGCCGACACCGTGCGCACGCTGCGCGAGTCCGGCACCAGCGGCGACCACATCCGCGCCCTGGAACAGCAGAACGCCCTGCTCAAGCAGCAGGTGTCCAGCTCCGACCTGGCCCAGAGCCGCACCACCGAGCTGTCCCGGCTGCTCGGCGAGGCCGGCACCGGGCAGTACACCATCGAGGCCGCGCAGGTGGTGGCCATCGGCGCGGCCCAGGGCTTCTCCTGGACGGTCACCATCGACGTCGGCAGCCACCAGGGCATCCAGCGCGACATGACCGTCATCAACGGCGACGGCCTGGTCGGCCGGGTCACCACGGTCGGCCCGGACACCTCCACGGTGCTGCTGGCCACCGACCCGGAGTTCGGCGTCGGCACCCGGCTGGAGGGCAGCGGCGAGATCGGCTTCGCCACCGGCCAGGGCAACGGCCCGCTGCGGGTGGCCCTGCTCAACCCGCAGGCGCAGGTCAAGGCGGGGGACCGGATGGTGACCTTCGGCTCGCAGAGCGAACGCCCGTTCGTCCCCGGCGTGCCGGTCGGCACGGTCACCCGGGTCGAGAACACCCCCGGACAGCTCACCCGCACCGTGCTGGTCAAGCCCTTCGTCAGCTTCACCACGCTCGACCTGGTCGGCGTGGTCGTCCAGCCGCCCGCCACCGACCCGCGCTACGCGCTGCTGCCGACCAAGACCACCGCGCACTGAGCACAGCTCAAGAGAGGCAGACCGCCATGTGGCTGAACCGCATCCTGCTCTCCACGGCCCTGATCGTGGTCGGGCTGGTCGTCCAGGTCAGCGTCCTGGCCCGGCTGGGCCTGCCCGGCGCGGTACCGGATCTGCTGATGCTCGAAGTGATAGGGCTCTCCCTGGTGTACGGGCCGGTCGGCGGCTCCCTGGTGGGCTTCGGCACCGGGCTGCTGGTCGACATCGCCCCGCCCTCCGACCACGCGGTGGGCCGCTACGCGCTGGTGCTGTGCCTGCTCGGGTACGCGGTGGGCCTGCTGCGCTCGGACGGCGGGTACATCCGCTCGGTGGCGACCCCGCTGCTGGTGGTCGCCGCGGCGGCGTTCTCCACGACGCTGCTGTACGCGCTGGTGGGCGTGCTGGTCGGCGACGCCCCGGCGCGCCATGTCGGCCTGCCCGGCCTGCTGGTCACCTCGGTGCTGTACGACGTGCTGCTGGCGCCGTTCGTCGTCCCCGGCGTGGTCGCGCTGGCCCGACGGACCGTCAGGGAGCCGGTCGGCAACGGCGGCACCGGCCTGGGCGGGCGGCGCAGGCTGCAGCGGTCCTCGCTGGACCGCCGCGGCTCCTTCTTCGGCGGGGGCGGCAGCCGCAGCGGCGGCGAGGCCGGTCTCGGCACCGTCCCCGGCTTCGGCCCCGGCGGCGAGCGGCGCTGGGCCCGCAAGTCCACCGCCCGCCTCTGAGAGCACCGCTCTCGTCCGTGACCACCGCACCGAACCGTGACCACCGCACCTCAACGTCACCACCGCGCTCAACCGTGACCACCGCACCGAACCGTCACCACCGCACCGAAACACGATCCCCGCACCACACCGTGACCACCGCACCGATCAGTGACCACCGGACCCCAGCCCGTCACCGCCGGGCGGGAAGCGAACACACATGACCAACACCCCGGAGTCCGCAGGCCGCAGCATGCGGGTGACCGGACGCCTGCTGATCCTCCAGGTCCTCGTCCTGTCGCTGCTGGCCACCCTCGGCGGCCGGCTCTGGTTCCTCCAGGTCCGCAACGGGCGCCAGTACTCGCAGGAGGCCGTGTCCAACCACATCCGCCCGCTCCAGGTCCCGGCGGTGCGCGGGCAGATCCTGGACGCCAACGGCCAGCCGCTCGCCGACAACACCACCAAGCTGGTGGTCACCGTCAGCCGCACCGCCCTGCTCCAGCAGCACGACGGCGGCGCGGCGGTGCTGGCCCGGCTCGGCCAGGTCCTCGGGATGACCCCGACCGAGGTCCACGACAAGGTTCGGCTCTGCGACGCGGTCACCCCCCAGCCCTGCTGGAACGGTTCGCCCTACCAGCCGATCCCGGTCACCGACGCGGCCACCACCCAGCAGGCCATGCAGATCCTGGAGCGCCGCGAGGACTTCCCCGGCGTCACCGCCGATCCCACCGCCGTCCGCTACTACCCCGCGCCGCACGGCGCCAACGCGGCCCAGATGCTCGGCTACCTCTCCCCGGTCACCCAGGACGAGATCAACGCCGCCACCGGCCCCGACGGTAAGTCCCTCTACTCGGCCTCCGACCAGGTCGGCCGGGCCGGACTGGAGTCGGTGTACGACACCGCCCTGCGCGGCCACCCGGGCGTGGACAACCTCGAGGTGGACAACCTCGGCCGGGTCACCGGCAGCGCCGGCGGCACCGCGCCCGTCCCCGGCGACGACGTCGTGACCAGCATCGACGCCCGCATCCAGGGCATCGCCGAGCAGCAGTTGCAGCAGGCCCTCGTCACCCTGCGGAAGACCTGGGACACGGTCACCGACGAGAACTTCAAGGCCGACTCCGGCGCGGTCGTGGTCATGGACGTCCACACTGGCCGGGTCATCGCCATGGCCAGCGCCCCCAGCTACAACCCCAACGTCTGGTCCGGCGGCATCTCCGACAAGGACTACGCGGCGCTCACCAGCGCCGGTTCCGATTTCCCGCTGCTGAACCGGGCCACCCAGGGCCAGAGCGCCCCCGGCTCCACCTTCAAGGTGATCACCACCTCGGGCGCCATCAACGCCGGCTACACCTACGACGACAAGTTCCCCTGCACCTCGGCCATGACCATCGGCGGCCGGGTGTTCAAGAACTTCGAGGGCGAGAACTACGGCGACATCGACATCTCCAAGGCGCTGGAGGTCTCCTGCGACACGGTCTTCTACAACATCGCCTACCAGCAGTGGCTCAAGGACGGCGGAACCAAGCCCACCCACCCCGCCGACTGGCTGTACAAGGCCGCCACCCAGTTCGGGCTCGGCAAGAAGACCGGCATCGACCTGCCCGGCGAGGTCGGCGGACGCGTCCCCGACCGCTCCTGGCACGACCTGTACTACGACGAGATGAAGGGCATCTGGTGCCGGCAGGCGGCCAGCGGCAAGGACGACTACACGACCCAGGTCGCCCGCGAGGACTGCGCCGACTTCGCCACCCTGCGCGCCGGTGACGAGGTCAACTACGCCATCGGCCAGGGCGACACCCTGGTCACCCCGATCCAGATGGCCCGGGTCTACTCCGCCCTGGCCAACGGCGGCACCCTCTACCGCCCGCAGATCGCCAAGGCCGTGGTGACCCCCACCGGCAAGGTGGTCAGCAACCTGCCCCCGGTCGTCCAGGGCCATCTGCCGGACACCCAGCGCACCCTCCAGTACATCGACGACGCCACCGCCGGCGTCATCACCGAGGGCACCGCCGCCTGGAAGTTCCAGGGCTGGCCGCAGAACAAGATCCAGCTGCACGCCAAGACCGGTACCGCCGAGGTCGTCGGCAAGCAGACCACCTCCTGGTTCGACACCTACACCAAGGACTACGCCGTGGTGATGACCATCGCCCAGGGCGGCACCGGCTCCGGCGGCGCCGGCCCGGCCGTCCGCAACATCTACAACGCCCTGTACGGCGTCCAGGCCAACAACTCGATCGACCCGAAGAAGGCCCTGCTGCCCACCCCGCAGACCTCCCTGCCGACGTTCCAGCCCGACGGCAGCGTGATCCAGCCCGCCTCGCTCAGCGTCGCCGTCCCCGGCACCTACTACCACCCCGGCAACGGCGGCGGGCGCCCCGGAGACGGCGTCCCCGGCGGGGCCACCACCGCGCTGTACGCGCTCACCCCGGAACGGCGGGTCGGCGCGTGAGCGGCCTGAGCGGACTGACGACCAGCTACCGCAGCCCCCGCTACGCCCCCCGGCGCGGCGCGGTCGGCCGGCTGCTGGCCCGCGATTCGCCGCTGCGCCGGATGGACTGGGTGCTGGTCGCCGCCGCCGTCGCGCTGTCCGGCATGGGCTCGCTGCTGGTCTGGTCGGCCACCCGCAGCCGCACCGACATCAACCACGGCGATCCGCAGTACTTCCTGGTCCGGCACCTGGTGAACCTGGCCATCGGGATGGGCCTGTGCGGCGGCGTGGTGCTGCTCGGCCACCACCGGCTGCGCACCATCGTCCCGTTCCTGTACGGCTTCGCGGTGCTGGGCGTGCTGGCGGTGCTCAGCCCGCTCGGCTCGACCGTCAACGGCGCGCACTCCTGGATCGTGCTGGGCGGCGGCTTCTCGGTGCAGCCGTCCGAGTTCTGCAAGATCGCCATCATCCTCGGCATGGCGACGCTGCTGTCGGCCCGGGTGGACGCGGGCGAAGTGGACCACCCGCAGGGCAAGGCCATCGTGCAGGCGCTGGCGCTGGCGGCGGTGCCCATCGGGGTCATCCTGCTGATGCCCGACCTGGGCTCCACCATGGTCATGGTGGTGATCATCCTGGCGGTGCTGCTGGCCTCCGGCGCGCCCACCAGGTGGCTGCTGGGGCTGATCGTGGTCGGCGGCGCGGGCGCGGCCGCCGTGGTCGAGCTGCACCTGCTCAAGCAGTACCAGATCGACCGCTTCGCGGCCTTCGCCGATCCCGGCCTGGACCCGGCCGGCGTCGGCTACAACACCGCGCAGGCCCGGATCGCCATCGGCTCCGGCGGCCTGCTCGGCCAGGGCCTGTTCCACGGCATGCAGACCACCGGGCAGTTCGTCCCCGAGCAGCAGACCGACTTCGTCTTCACCGTCGCCGGGGAGGAGCTGGGCTTCCTCGGCGCCGGGCTGCTCATCGTGCTGCTCGGCGTGGTGCTGTGGCGGGCCTGCCGGATCGCCCGCGACGCCGGGGACCTCTACAGCACCATCGTGGCCGCCGGGGTCGTCGCCTGGTTCGGCTTCCAGGGCTTCGAGAACATCGGGATGACGCTGGGGATCATGCCGGTGGCGGGCATCCCGCTGCCGTTCGTGAGCTACGGCGGCTCGTCGATGTTCGCCATCTGGGTCGGCATCGGACTGCTGCAGTCGGTGAAGATGCAGCGGATCACGCCCTCGTGAGCGCCGCGGGGCGGTCGGCGGATTCGGGCGTGCCGCCGATCGCGTTACCCTGAGGGGTCAGCCCTGGTGTCCACACGAAAGTCCTCCTCTATGCCTGTCGAGTCGGTCTTCCCGCGCCTGGAGGCCCTCCTCCCGCACGTCCAGAAGCCGATCCAGTACGTCGGTGGCGAGCTGAACTCCACCGTCAAGGACTGGGACGCCTGCGATGTGCGCTGGGCCCTGATGTACCCGGACGCCTACGAGGTCGGGCTGCCCAACCAGGGCGTCATGATCCTGTACGAGGTGCTCAACGAGCGCGAGGGCGTGCTGGCCGAGCGCACCTACAGCGTCTGGCCGGACCTGGAGGCGCTCATGCGCCAACACCGGGTGCCGCAGTTCACCGTGGACGCCCACCGCCCGGTCAAGGACTTCGACGTCTTCGGCCTGAGCTTCTCCACCGAGCTGGGCTACACCAACATGCTGACCGCACTGGACCTCGCGGGCATCCCGCTCGAGGCCGCGGACCGCACCCTGGACCACCCGATCGTCCTGGCCGGCGGCCACGCCGCGTTCAACCCGGAGCCGATCGCCGACTTCCTGGACGCCGCCGTCGTCGGCGACGGCGAGCAGGCCGTCCTCGACATCACCGAGGTCATCCGCGCCTGGAAGGCCGAGGGCCGCCCCGGCGCGGACGGCCGCAGCCCCCGCGACGAGCTGCTGTTCCGGCTCGCCCGCACCGGCGGCGTGTACGTCCCCAAGTTCTACGACGTCGAGTACCTGGCCGACGGCCGCATCGGCCGGGTCGTGCCGACCATCTCCGGCGTGCCGTGGCGGGTCTCCAAGCACACCGTGATGGACCTGGACGAGTGGCCCTACCCGAAGCAGCCGCTGGTGCCGCTGGCGGAGACGGTGCACGAGCGGATGTCCGTGGAGATCTTCCGCGGCTGCACCCGGGGCTGCCGCTTCTGCCAGGCCGGAATGATCACCCGCCCGGTCCGCGAGCGCTCCATCACCGGCATCGGCGAGATGGTCGAGCGCGGGCTGAAGGCCACCGGCTTCGAGGAGGTCGGCCTGCTGTCGCTGTCCTCCGCCGACCACACCGAGATCGCGGACATCGCCAAGGGCCTCGCCGACCGCTACGAGGAGGACAAGGTGGGCCTGTCCCTCCCGTCCACCCGCGTCGACGCCTTCAACATCGACCTCGCCAACGAGCTCACCCGCAACGGCCGCCGCTCCGGCCTCACCTTCGCCCCCGAGGGCGGCAGCGAGCGCATCCGCAAGGTGATCAACAAGATGGTGTCCGAGGAGGACCTCATCCGCACCGTCGCCGCCGCGTACGGCAACGGCTGGCGCCAGGTGAAGCTGTACTTCATGGTCGGCCTCCCCACCGAGACCGACGAGGACGTCCTGCAGATCGCCGACATGGCGCGGAACGTCATCCAGAAGGGCCGCGAGGTCACCGGCCAGAACGACATCCGCTGCACGGTCTCGATCGGCGGATTCGTCCCCAAGCCGCACACGCCCTTCCAGTGGGCCCCGCAGCTCGGCGTGGAGGAGACCGACGCCCGGCTGCACAAGCTCCGCGACGCGATCCGCAACGACCGCAAGTACGGCCGCAACATCGGCTTCCGCTACCACGACGGCAAGCCCGGCCTGGTCGAGGGCCTGCTGTCGCGCGGCGACCGCCGCGTCGGCAAGGTCATCCGCGCGGTCTACGAGGACGGCGGCCGCTTCGACGGCTGGCGCGAGCACTTCTCCTTCGACCGCTGGATGCGCGCCGCCGAGAAGGGCTTCGCCGGGACCGGCGTGGACGTCTCCTGGTACACCACCCGCGAGCGCCAGTACGAGGAGGTCCTGCCCTGGGACCACCTGGACTCCGGCCTCGACAAGGACTGGCTCTGGGAGGACTGGCAGGACGCCCTCGAGGAGGTCGAGGTCGACGACTGCCGCTGGACCCCGTGCTTCGACTGCGGCGTCTGCCCGCAGATGGACACCCAGATCCAGATCGGCCCCACCGGCGTCAAGCTCCTCC
Proteins encoded in this window:
- the mreD gene encoding rod shape-determining protein MreD gives rise to the protein MWLNRILLSTALIVVGLVVQVSVLARLGLPGAVPDLLMLEVIGLSLVYGPVGGSLVGFGTGLLVDIAPPSDHAVGRYALVLCLLGYAVGLLRSDGGYIRSVATPLLVVAAAAFSTTLLYALVGVLVGDAPARHVGLPGLLVTSVLYDVLLAPFVVPGVVALARRTVREPVGNGGTGLGGRRRLQRSSLDRRGSFFGGGGSRSGGEAGLGTVPGFGPGGERRWARKSTARL
- a CDS encoding rod shape-determining protein, yielding MSFIGRDMAVDLGTANTLVYVRGRGIVLNEPSVVAVNTNTGGILAVGAEAKRMIGRTPGNIVAIRPLKDGVIADFEITERMLRYFILKIHRRRYMARPRVVVCVPSGITGVERRAVIEASRQAGARQVHIIEEPMAAAIGAGLPVHEPTGNMVVDIGGGTTEVAVISLGGIVTAQSIRTAGDELDNAIIQHIKKEYSLLLGERSAEQIKMGIGSAFTLTDDKEEHTEIRGRDLVSGLPKTVVISAAEVRQAIEEPVNAIVDAVKTTLDQCPPELAGDIMDRGIVLTGGGALLRGLDERLRRETGMPVHIAENPLDSVALGSGKCVEEFEALQQVLDSQPRR
- the mreC gene encoding rod shape-determining protein MreC translates to MRDTRESRLLLVLLVAVAFALITVDIRGGADSPLSGARNAAAALLGPVENRVSGAVQPVADTVRTLRESGTSGDHIRALEQQNALLKQQVSSSDLAQSRTTELSRLLGEAGTGQYTIEAAQVVAIGAAQGFSWTVTIDVGSHQGIQRDMTVINGDGLVGRVTTVGPDTSTVLLATDPEFGVGTRLEGSGEIGFATGQGNGPLRVALLNPQAQVKAGDRMVTFGSQSERPFVPGVPVGTVTRVENTPGQLTRTVLVKPFVSFTTLDLVGVVVQPPATDPRYALLPTKTTAH
- the rodA gene encoding rod shape-determining protein RodA gives rise to the protein MSGLTTSYRSPRYAPRRGAVGRLLARDSPLRRMDWVLVAAAVALSGMGSLLVWSATRSRTDINHGDPQYFLVRHLVNLAIGMGLCGGVVLLGHHRLRTIVPFLYGFAVLGVLAVLSPLGSTVNGAHSWIVLGGGFSVQPSEFCKIAIILGMATLLSARVDAGEVDHPQGKAIVQALALAAVPIGVILLMPDLGSTMVMVVIILAVLLASGAPTRWLLGLIVVGGAGAAAVVELHLLKQYQIDRFAAFADPGLDPAGVGYNTAQARIAIGSGGLLGQGLFHGMQTTGQFVPEQQTDFVFTVAGEELGFLGAGLLIVLLGVVLWRACRIARDAGDLYSTIVAAGVVAWFGFQGFENIGMTLGIMPVAGIPLPFVSYGGSSMFAIWVGIGLLQSVKMQRITPS
- a CDS encoding DUF4233 domain-containing protein, producing MRTLCSSTLIAEAMVVGFAALVAMHLSSVSHGTLWAVCGAAMALCVLLCGVLGRPGAVAIGWALQAALIASGVVVGMMYGLGVIFAALWWASVHYGRKVDAIKAARAAAAEDAEDAPGSPASGTPATA
- a CDS encoding TIGR03960 family B12-binding radical SAM protein — encoded protein: MPVESVFPRLEALLPHVQKPIQYVGGELNSTVKDWDACDVRWALMYPDAYEVGLPNQGVMILYEVLNEREGVLAERTYSVWPDLEALMRQHRVPQFTVDAHRPVKDFDVFGLSFSTELGYTNMLTALDLAGIPLEAADRTLDHPIVLAGGHAAFNPEPIADFLDAAVVGDGEQAVLDITEVIRAWKAEGRPGADGRSPRDELLFRLARTGGVYVPKFYDVEYLADGRIGRVVPTISGVPWRVSKHTVMDLDEWPYPKQPLVPLAETVHERMSVEIFRGCTRGCRFCQAGMITRPVRERSITGIGEMVERGLKATGFEEVGLLSLSSADHTEIADIAKGLADRYEEDKVGLSLPSTRVDAFNIDLANELTRNGRRSGLTFAPEGGSERIRKVINKMVSEEDLIRTVAAAYGNGWRQVKLYFMVGLPTETDEDVLQIADMARNVIQKGREVTGQNDIRCTVSIGGFVPKPHTPFQWAPQLGVEETDARLHKLRDAIRNDRKYGRNIGFRYHDGKPGLVEGLLSRGDRRVGKVIRAVYEDGGRFDGWREHFSFDRWMRAAEKGFAGTGVDVSWYTTRERQYEEVLPWDHLDSGLDKDWLWEDWQDALEEVEVDDCRWTPCFDCGVCPQMDTQIQIGPTGVKLLPLAVVNK
- a CDS encoding folylpolyglutamate synthase/dihydrofolate synthase family protein, with amino-acid sequence MSDTSRTSPQPADADSPAARLQEVTAELTARWPETRMEPSLDRIAALMDILGEPQRSFPSIHITGTNGKTSTARMIEQLLRHFELRTGRYTSPHVELVTERISLDGEPISAERFVETWEDIKPYVAMVDAAQPFPMSFFEIVTAMAYAAFADAPVDVAVVEVGLGGRWDATNVIDAPVSVIAPISLDHTHLLGDTTGKIAEEKSGIVKKGGLAVVAQQPLDAAETILRRAVEVDAVVAREGMEFGVVHRDIALGGQLLSLRGISGHEYTDVFVPLHGAHQAQNAALALAAVEGFFGVGTAREQPLDVDKVRAAFAGVSSPGRLEVVRSSPTIVLDAAHNPAGALATAEAISESFGFTRLIGVVSTSGDKDSAGLLEALEPVLTEVVVTQNSTQRAASVDALAETAVEIFGADRVQVETRLDDAIEAAVTLAEEVGELGGSGVLITGSIITVGEARILLGPR
- the mrdA gene encoding penicillin-binding protein 2 translates to MTNTPESAGRSMRVTGRLLILQVLVLSLLATLGGRLWFLQVRNGRQYSQEAVSNHIRPLQVPAVRGQILDANGQPLADNTTKLVVTVSRTALLQQHDGGAAVLARLGQVLGMTPTEVHDKVRLCDAVTPQPCWNGSPYQPIPVTDAATTQQAMQILERREDFPGVTADPTAVRYYPAPHGANAAQMLGYLSPVTQDEINAATGPDGKSLYSASDQVGRAGLESVYDTALRGHPGVDNLEVDNLGRVTGSAGGTAPVPGDDVVTSIDARIQGIAEQQLQQALVTLRKTWDTVTDENFKADSGAVVVMDVHTGRVIAMASAPSYNPNVWSGGISDKDYAALTSAGSDFPLLNRATQGQSAPGSTFKVITTSGAINAGYTYDDKFPCTSAMTIGGRVFKNFEGENYGDIDISKALEVSCDTVFYNIAYQQWLKDGGTKPTHPADWLYKAATQFGLGKKTGIDLPGEVGGRVPDRSWHDLYYDEMKGIWCRQAASGKDDYTTQVAREDCADFATLRAGDEVNYAIGQGDTLVTPIQMARVYSALANGGTLYRPQIAKAVVTPTGKVVSNLPPVVQGHLPDTQRTLQYIDDATAGVITEGTAAWKFQGWPQNKIQLHAKTGTAEVVGKQTTSWFDTYTKDYAVVMTIAQGGTGSGGAGPAVRNIYNALYGVQANNSIDPKKALLPTPQTSLPTFQPDGSVIQPASLSVAVPGTYYHPGNGGGRPGDGVPGGATTALYALTPERRVGA
- the ndk gene encoding nucleoside-diphosphate kinase codes for the protein MPQRSLVLLKPDAVRRGLVGEIVSRIERKANWTLVALELRTLDQATLEQHYAEHVGKPFYEPLMEFMASGPSVALIVEGESVIEGIRALAGKTNPIEAGPGTIRGDYATITRENLIHASDSESSAEREIKIFFPAHA